A window of Juglans regia cultivar Chandler chromosome 7, Walnut 2.0, whole genome shotgun sequence contains these coding sequences:
- the LOC108981586 gene encoding porphobilinogen deaminase, chloroplastic isoform X1 has product MEAFSGFSSPCLKTPGFLRNYTRKYGVGIIRASVAVEQQTEKTKVALIRIGTRGSPLALAQAYETRDKLMATHSELAEEGAIQIVIIKTTGDKILSQPLADIGGKGLFTKEIDEALINCEIDIAVHSMKDVPTYLPEKTILPCNLQREDVRDAFISLSAASVADLPAGSTVGTASLRRKSQLLHKYPSLNVLENFRGNVQTRLRKLNEGAVQATLLALAGLKRLNMTENVTSILSTDEMLPAVAQGAIGIACRSNDDKMANYIASLNHEETRLAVASERAFLETLDGSCRTPIAGYAYKDEDGNCIFKGLVASPDGTRVLETSRKGLYAHEDMIMMGKDAGKELLSRAGPGFFG; this is encoded by the exons atggaGGCCTTTTCTGGGTTCTCTTCGCCCTGCCTTAAGACACCTGGTTTTCTTCGTAATTATACAAGGAAATATGGTGTGGGAATCATAAGGGCCTCTGTGGCTGTTGAGCAGCAGACCGAGAAGACCAAGGTTGCACTCATCAGAATTGGCACCCGAGGAAG CCCACTAGCACTTGCTCAGGCTTATGAGACAAGAGATAAACTAATGGCAACACATTCAGAACTGGCTGAAGAGGGGGCTATTCagatagtaataataaaaacaactgGCGATAAGATACTAAGCCAACCACTTGCAGACATAGGTGGGAAGGGCTTATTCACGAAGGAAATTGATGAGGCACTCATAAATTGTGAAATTGACATTGCTGTCCACTCAATGAAAGACGTACCAACTTACTTACCAGAGAAGACAATTTTACCATGTAACCTGCAGCGTGAGGATGTGCGAGATGCGTTTATTTCCTTGAGTGCTGCTTCGGTAGCAGATCTCCCGGCTGGGAGCACTGTTGGTACTGCTTCACTGAGAAGAAAGTCACAGTTACTCCATAAATATCCATCTCTCAAT GTGCTGGAAAATTTTCGTGGGAATGTCCAAACACGATTGAGAAAGCTAAATGAGGGTGCAGTTCAAGCAACATTGTTGGCGCTAGCTGGTCTTAAACGTTTAAATATGACAGAAAATGTGACTTCGATTCTTTCAACTGATGAAATGCTTCCAGCAGTTGCTCAAGGGGCAATTGGGATTGCCTGTAGAAGCAATGATGATAAGATG GCTAATTACATAGCCTCATTGAATCATGAGGAAACAAGACTTGCAGTTGCCTCTGAGAGGGCCTTTCTCGAGACCTTGGATGGATCTTGCCGCACTCCTATTGCCGGATATGCTTACAAGGATGAGGATGGCAATTGCATATTTAAAGGGTTGGTAGCTTCCCCAGATGGAACCCGTG TACTGGAAACATCTAGAAAAGGCCTATATGCTCATGAAGATATGATTATGATGGGAAAAGATGCTGGCAAGGAGCTCCTTTCGCGGGCTGGTCCTGGCTTTTTTGGTTAG
- the LOC108981581 gene encoding uncharacterized protein LOC108981581 — MNANPPPPMQAGVPCGGCGSSDRWILHTLRHRASYRRLCTDCVLKNHQSLFCPLCLAVFDKDSSPLPPPADRLICLNCPSISHRSCVPPNEFATPSFLCPPCSNPSFTFFNPNGNGDNKRVIDKNLAKVLLAAARISAASMNKAAATARLDAERRAKEAAFAKKKAREALDRLALLFLKENENGEDKKPIRLSQNGVGLDVEGIVQGVNKATNGLLSLSAVATASAPQRSSHSSKE, encoded by the coding sequence ATGAATGCAAACCCTCCTCCTCCAATGCAAGCAGGAGTTCCATGCGGTGGATGCGGGTCGTCGGACCGTTGGATCCTCCACACTTTGCGCCACCGAGCGAGCTACCGGCGTCTGTGCACGGACTGCGTCCTGAAGAATCACCAGTCTCTGTTCTGCCCGCTTTGCTTGGCGGTTTTCGACAAGGACTCGTCCCCTTTGCCTCCGCCGGCCGACCGCCTTATCTGCCTCAACTGCCCCTCCATTTCTCACCGCTCCTGCGTCCCTCCGAACGAATTCGCTACTCCTTCCTTCCTCTGCCCTCCTTGTTCCAACCCGAGTTTCACTTTCTTCAATCCCAATGGAAATGGTGATAACAAAAGGGTGATCGATAAGAACTTGGCCAAGGTACTATTGGCTGCGGCCCGGATCTCCGCTGCGTCCATGAACAAAGCGGCCGCCACAGCTAGGCTTGACGCCGAGAGGCGTGCCAAGGAGGCTGCTTTCGCCAAGAAGAAAGCTAGGGAAGCTTTGGACCGACTCGCTCTTCTTTTCTTGAAAGAGAATGAGAACGGCGAGGACAAGAAACCGATTCGCTTATCCCAAAATGGCGTTGGCTTAGATGTTGAGGGCATCGTGCAAGGAGTGAACAAGGCAACCAACGGTTTGCTTTCTCTTTCTGCTGTTGCCACAGCCTCGGCCCCACAACGAAGTTCTCATTCTAGCAAGGAATGA
- the LOC108981582 gene encoding probable GTP diphosphokinase CRSH, chloroplastic, with product MELARCAQKLLLRDPTPKIRFLCPSNRAPTTAFLWCRLIRRRRRRNFVVAVASAEVGALVEQAGGKRVVELVGAFNELTGTMKNVHSSTTSSQTLLFKSLKLSIPILHSLPLAPDGRSPLSKALSLALLLAHLQMDAEVISAGILRQVLEAGAVSIVEVRNRISAGIAHLLHESLRVKNVSAKVEVLDDETAAALRKFCLTFYDIRALILDLALKLDTMRHLDYLPRYQQQMLSLEVMKIHAPLAHAVGTNILSLELEDLAFRYLFPCSYLYVDTWLRNHERGATYEPLIDVYKERLLHSLETDSSLADMVEDISVKGRYKSRYSTMKKLLRDGRRPEEVNDVLGLRIVLKPRSGSDVGERACYRAREIIRSLWEEMPHRTKDYIAKPKPNGYRSLHMAVNVSENDRARPLMEIQIRTTEMDMLADAGTASHSLYKGGLTDPEETKRLKAIMVAAAELAALRLKDLPSANHKGIEIDQRDRVFRLLDKNGDGRISIEELMEVMEELGAPGEDACEMMQLLDSNSDGSLSSDEFDLFQEKVGLIRHLEVKDDEYKTILNDKLQIADSSGLIQVYSKELGNRLAN from the exons ATGGAGCTGGCTCGGTGCGCCCAGAAGCTCCTTCTTCGAGACCCAACCCCGAAGATTAGGTTCCTATGCCCTTCCAATCGGGCACCAACAACGGCGTTCCTTTGGTGCCGGCTCattcgtcgtcgtcgtcgtcggaATTTTGTGGTGGCAGTGGCCAGTGCAGAGGTGGGAGCGCTCGTGGAGCAGGCCGGGGGAAAGAGGGTGGTGGAGCTTGTGGGTGCGTTCAACGAGCTCACCGGGACCATGAAGAACGTTCACTCCTCTACCACCTCCTCTCAAACCCTCCTCTTCAAGTCACTCAAGCTCTCCATCCCCATCCTCCACTCCTTGCCTCTCGCTCCCGATGGCCGCTCTCCCCTCTCCAAGGCTCTCTCCCTCGCTCTTCTTCTCGCCCATCTTCAG ATGGATGCGGAGGTTATTTCGGCCGGCATACTGAGACAAGTTCTGGAGGCTGGTGCGGTATCCATAGTGGAGGTGAGAAATCGGATCAGTGCCGGAATCGCCCATCTACTGCACGAAAGCTTGCGCGTGAAGAATGTGTCTGCCAAAGTTGAGGTTTTGGATGATGAAACCGCCGCTGCTTTGAGAAAGTTCTGCCTCACGTTCTACGACATAAGGGCCTTGATTCTAGACTTGGCTCTCAAGCTTGATACCATGAGGCATCTCGATTACCTGCCCAGATATCAACAGCAAATGCTTTCTCTCGAGGTTATGAAGATACATGCCCCTTTAGCTCACGCTGTGGGAACCAACATCTTGTCCTTGGAGCTAGAGGACCTCGCGTTCCGGTACTTGTTTCCTTGTTCGTATCTTTATGTTGATACGTGGTTACGAAATCATGAGAGAGGTGCAACTTATGAGCCTCTGATTGACGTGTACAAGGAACGGCTGCTTCATTCCTTGGAGACCGATTCCTCGTTGGCGGACATGGTGGAAGATATCTCGGTCAAGGGTCGCTATAAAAGTCGTTACAGTACAATGAAGAAGCTCTTGAGAGATGGTCGGAGGCCGGAAGAGGTAAACGATGTCCTGGGATTGCGAATCGTACTGAAACCTAGGTCTGGATCGGATGTGGGCGAGAGAGCATGCTACAGGGCTCGTGAAATCATCAGGTCGTTGTGGGAAGAGATGCCTCACCGGACGAAAGACTATATTGCCAAGCCCAAACCCAATGGATATAGGAGTTTACACATGGCGGTTAATGTGAGTGAGAATGACAGGGCTAGACCGCTTATGGAGATACAAATACGGACGACGGAGATGGACATGTTGGCAGATGCTGGAACGGCGTCGCACTCCTTGTACAAGGGTGGTCTTACTGATCCTGAAGAG ACTAAGCGGCTCAAGGCCATAATGGTGGCTGCAGCTGAACTTGCAGCGTTGCGCCTCAAAGATCTTCCATCCGCAAATCATAAAGGTATTGAGATTGACCAGAGAGATCGGGTCTTCCGCCTTCTTGACAAGAATGGAGATGGTAGGATTAGCATTGAGGAACTCATGGAGGTGATGGAAGAGCTCGGTGCCCCAGGCGAAGATGCATGCGAGATGATGCAGCTTCTTGATTCAAATAGTGATGGTTCTCTGAGCTCTGATGAATTTGATTTGTTTCAGGAAAAG GTTGGACTTATACGCCATTTAGAGGTCAAAGATGATGAATACAAGACcatattaaatgataaacttCAAATTGCTGACAGCAGTGGATTAATTCAAGTGTATAGCAAAGAGCTGGGTAACAGGCTTGCAAATTAG
- the LOC108981586 gene encoding porphobilinogen deaminase, chloroplastic isoform X2: protein MATHSELAEEGAIQIVIIKTTGDKILSQPLADIGGKGLFTKEIDEALINCEIDIAVHSMKDVPTYLPEKTILPCNLQREDVRDAFISLSAASVADLPAGSTVGTASLRRKSQLLHKYPSLNVLENFRGNVQTRLRKLNEGAVQATLLALAGLKRLNMTENVTSILSTDEMLPAVAQGAIGIACRSNDDKMANYIASLNHEETRLAVASERAFLETLDGSCRTPIAGYAYKDEDGNCIFKGLVASPDGTRVLETSRKGLYAHEDMIMMGKDAGKELLSRAGPGFFG from the exons ATGGCAACACATTCAGAACTGGCTGAAGAGGGGGCTATTCagatagtaataataaaaacaactgGCGATAAGATACTAAGCCAACCACTTGCAGACATAGGTGGGAAGGGCTTATTCACGAAGGAAATTGATGAGGCACTCATAAATTGTGAAATTGACATTGCTGTCCACTCAATGAAAGACGTACCAACTTACTTACCAGAGAAGACAATTTTACCATGTAACCTGCAGCGTGAGGATGTGCGAGATGCGTTTATTTCCTTGAGTGCTGCTTCGGTAGCAGATCTCCCGGCTGGGAGCACTGTTGGTACTGCTTCACTGAGAAGAAAGTCACAGTTACTCCATAAATATCCATCTCTCAAT GTGCTGGAAAATTTTCGTGGGAATGTCCAAACACGATTGAGAAAGCTAAATGAGGGTGCAGTTCAAGCAACATTGTTGGCGCTAGCTGGTCTTAAACGTTTAAATATGACAGAAAATGTGACTTCGATTCTTTCAACTGATGAAATGCTTCCAGCAGTTGCTCAAGGGGCAATTGGGATTGCCTGTAGAAGCAATGATGATAAGATG GCTAATTACATAGCCTCATTGAATCATGAGGAAACAAGACTTGCAGTTGCCTCTGAGAGGGCCTTTCTCGAGACCTTGGATGGATCTTGCCGCACTCCTATTGCCGGATATGCTTACAAGGATGAGGATGGCAATTGCATATTTAAAGGGTTGGTAGCTTCCCCAGATGGAACCCGTG TACTGGAAACATCTAGAAAAGGCCTATATGCTCATGAAGATATGATTATGATGGGAAAAGATGCTGGCAAGGAGCTCCTTTCGCGGGCTGGTCCTGGCTTTTTTGGTTAG
- the LOC118349040 gene encoding uncharacterized protein LOC118349040 — MASSMAKRCHSLTHGPTIPNPSFSIQKTQVPPSPVTSPPNWNWSCRLQKLNQAKTNDSVTPAKIEGAGIVLCLETEDVKVAIVKAMNAGAIAVSENRKDWLSLVAMHIDSWLLSVAFYLGACLNHNERKCLFSLINDPPTVFEVVTKRKPMKDKPNVDRGSKSRGCT; from the coding sequence ATGGCATCCTCCATGGCCAAGAGGTGTCACTCACTCACTCATGGTCCAACAATCCCAAACCCtagtttctcaatccaaaaaaCCCAAGTCCCCCCATCTCCAGTTACTTCCCCACCTAATTGGAACTGGTCCTGTCGGCTTCAGAAGCTCAACCAGGCCAAGACAAATGACTCTGTTACTCCGGCCAAGATAGAGGGGGCTGGAATCGTGCTCTGCCTGGAGACAGAGGACGTCAAAGTTGCCATTGTGAAGGCCATGAATGCGGGAGCCATAGCTGTGAGTGAGAATCGGAAAGATTGGCTTTCGTTGGTTGCCATGCACATCGATTCTTGGTTGCTTTCTGTAGCTTTCTATCTTGGAGCCTGTCTTAACCACAATGAAAGGAAGTGTCTATTTAGCTTGATCAATGATCCGCCCACCGTTTTTGAAGTTGTGACGAAGAGGAAGCCTATGAAAGACAAGCCCAACGTGGATAGGGGAAGCAAATCTCGGGGTTGCACATAG
- the LOC108981584 gene encoding 50S ribosomal protein L3-2, mitochondrial-like yields MSAVSRGLISSLRILAAIPKITTTSASTPAPNQFCFFLRRLSTADALVDEAPKTSSEQLHRMMSPNSKRTGVIAVKCGMTALWDKWGARVPITVLWVDDNIVSQVKTIEKEGITALQIGCGQKKAKHLTKPEVGHFRAQGVPLKRKLREFPVTEDALLPVGTSIGVRHFVPGQFVDVAGITRGKGFQGVMKRHGFKGMPASHGASLSHRSIGSTGQRDAPGKVFKGKKMPGRMGAQQRTVKNVWVYKIEPARNLMWVKGQVPGAEGNFVFVKDAVYKKPDISLLPFPTYFADEDEDMAELEPLVADLGEVDPFMVAD; encoded by the exons ATGTCGGCCGTATCGAGAGGCCTGATTTCCAGTCTCCGAATCCTCGCAGCCATTCCAAAGATAACCACTACCTCAGCGTCAACCCCAGCGCCCAACCAATTCTGCTTCTTCTTGAGAAGATTGAGCACCGCCGATGCCTTGGTGGATGAGGCCCCCAAGACCAGCAGTGAACAACTTCATCGGATGATGAGCCCGAACTCTAAGCGGACTGGTGTTATTGCCGTAAAATGTGGGATGACCGCTCTATGGGATAAATGGGGTGCTAGGGTTCCCATCACCGTCCTCTGGGTCGATGATAATATTGTGTCTCAGGTCAAGACCATTGAAAAGGAAGGTATCACTGCTCTACAG ATTGGTTGCGGCCAGAAGAAGGCAAAGCATTTGACGAAACCGGAAGTGGGCCATTTTAGAGCTCAAGGTGTTCCATTGAAGAGAAAGTTGAGGGAGTTTCCGGTGACCGAAGATGCACTTCTGCCTGTTGGTACATCAATTGGTGTTCGCCATTTTGTTCCTGGTCAGTTTGTGGACGTCGCAGGAATCACAAGAGGGAAAGGTTTCCAg GGCGTGATGAAAAGGCATGGTTTTAAAGGAATGCCGGCATCTCATGGTGCATCACTGTCACATCGAAGTATTGGTTCTACAGGTCAGAGGGATGCTCCTGGAAAG GTATTTAAAGGCAAAAAAATGCCTGGGCGCATGGGAGCGCAGCAGAGAACAGTTAAAAATGTGTGGGTTTATAAAATTGAGCCTGCGAGGAATCTAATGTGGGTAAAAGGCCAA GTTCCTGGTGCCGAGGGAAACTTTGTGTTTGTAAAAGATGCTGTCTACAAGAAACCCGATATTTCACTGCTTCCATTTCCTACTTACTTTGCCGACGAAGATGAGGACATGGCAGAGTTGGAACCACTGGTCGCTGATCTCGGCGAAGTAGACCCATTCATGGTAGCAGATTAA